From a single Nothobranchius furzeri strain GRZ-AD chromosome 9, NfurGRZ-RIMD1, whole genome shotgun sequence genomic region:
- the dld gene encoding delta-like protein D: MGRLCLLLVVSLSLLTCQVLSSGVFELKLQEFLNKKGIAGNANCCPAGSAHPQGHQQCECKTFFRVCLKHYQANVSPDPPCTYGGAVTPVLGSNSFQVPETNADSFTNPIRFSFSFTWPGTFSLIIEALHTESLDDLTTDNPERLISRITTQRHLTVGEEWTKDMQTGGRTELRFSYRFLCDEHYYGDGCSVFCRPRDDAFGHFTCGERGEIICNSGWKGQYCTEPICLPGCDEEHGYCDKPGECKCRVGFSGRYCDDCIRYPGCLHGTCQQPWQCNCQEGWGGLFCNQDLNYCTHHKPCLNGATCTNTGQGSYTCSCPPGYTGANCEIQVSECSGNPCRNGGSCVDNDDSYTCTCPPGFYGNNCELSANTCADGPCLNSGRCADNPEGGYFCQCPMGYAGFNCEKKINHCTSNPCLNGAECVDLVNSYMCECPEGFSGPNCEVSSSLPGLCQSFPCQHGGTCQEGVDGYTCTCPPGYTGKNCSTPISRCHHSPCHNGATCHERAGRYVCTCVPGYGGRNCQFLLPDDPRGSQPVPDGPDRRYLPSESGSNEDEQDDDNGFPWTAVCAGVFLALVVLISCSVLVVYVRVKFQDRYSHNNDSIHSDSQETMNNLTTNNCLRSDKELGGMMTTSIKNTNKKADYHSDLAGSLGGLSLNGSEKNGFKARYPSVEYNLVHELRPDELPPCSEEDHNVQEAKCEVLDDSNADEGFRKRQNSDASEKKLPAESAGCNEAKHQSSVDLNCHTASDPQHQPACDIKFQSSVDAEYHSASDSRYPCTTDTKYQSVYVISDQKDECIIATEV, translated from the exons ATGGGACGCCTGTGTCTGCTCCTAGTTGTCAGTTTGTCCCTTCTCACCTGTCAG GTTTTGAGCTCCGGagtgtttgagctgaagctgcagGAGTTTCTCAACAAGAAGGGGATAGCGGGGAACGCCAACTGCTGCCCGGCTGGCTCTGCGCATCCGCAGGGCCACCAGCAGTGCGAGTGCAAGACTTTCTTTCGGGTCTGTCTGAAACATTATCAGGCAAACGTCTCCCCTGACCCCCCCTGCACCTACGGGGGAGCTGTGACTCCCGTCCTGGGCTCCAACTCCTTCCAGGTGCCGGAGACCAACGCCGACAGCTTCACCAACCCAATACGCTTTTCCTTCAGCTTCACGTGGCCT GGGACATTTTCACTGATCATTGAGGCTCTGCACACCGAATCCCTGGACGATCTGACAACAG ACAACCCAGAGCGTTTAATCAGCAGGATCACCACTCAACGTCACCTCACTGTGGGAGAGGAATGGACCAAGGACATGCAGACAGGCGGCCGGACGGAGCTGCGCTTCTCCTACCGCTTCCTGTGTGATGAGCACTATTACGGCGACGGCTGCTCGGTTTTCTGCCGACCCAGGGACGACGCTTTTGGGCATTTTACCTGCGGCGAAAGAGGAGAGATCATTTGCAACTCTGGCTGGAAGGGCCAATACTGCACTGAGC CAATCTGCCTCCCTGGGTGTGATGAAGAGCACGGCTACTGTGATAAACCCGGAGAGTGCAA GTGTCGCGTGGGCTTCAGTGGGCGTTACTGTGACGACTGCATCCGTTACCCGGGCTGCCTCCATGGCACCTGCCAACAACCCTGGCAGTGCAACTGCCAGGAGGGATGGGGGGGACTCTTCTGCAACCAAG ATCTGAACTACTGTACACACCACAAGCCCTGCCTTAATGGCGCCACCTGCACCAACACCGGCCAGGGGAGCTACACCTGTTCGTGTCCACCTGGATACACAGGTGCTAACTGTGAGATCCAAGTCAGTGAATGTTCTGGAAATCCCTGTCGCAACGGAGGCAGCTGTGTT GATAACGACGATAGCTACACCTGCACCTGTCCACCTGGTTTCTATGGCAACAACTGTGAGTTAAGCGCCAACACGTGCGCGGATGGACCTTGTCTCAATAGTGGACGTTGTGCGGACAACCCCGAAGgtggctacttctgtcagtgcccAATGGGATACGCTGGCTTCAACTGTGAGAAGAAAATCAACCACTGCACCTCGAACCCGTGTTTAAACG GTGCAGAGTGTGTGGATCTGGTGAACTCCTACATGTGTGAGTGTCCAGAGGGATTTTCAGGTCCTAACTGCGAGGTTAGCAGCAGTCTTCCTGGATTATGTCAGTCCTTTCCTTGTCAGCATGGTGGAACCTGTCAGGAGGGAGTCGACGGCTACACATGCACTTGCCCCCCAG GTTATACTGGCAAAAACTGCAGCACCCCGATCTCTCGCTGCCATCACAGCCCCTGCCACAATGGGGCTACCTGTCACGAACGAGCAGGTCGCTACGTGTGCACCTGTGTGCCTGGCTACGGCGGCCGCAATTGCCAGTTCCTCCTCCCAGATGATCCTAGGGGCTCGCAGCCAGTTCCGGATGGACCAGATCGGCGATATTTGCCATCCGAAAGTGGAAGTAATGAAGACGAGCAGGATGATGACAACGGATTTCCTTGGACGGCTGTGTGTGCCGGTGTCTTCCTCGCTCTTGTTGTCTTGATCAGCTGCTCTGTGCTGGTAGTCTATGTTCGTGTCAAATTTCAAGACAGATACAGTCACAACAATGACAGCATTCACAGTGACAGCCAAGAGACCATGAACAACCTCACGACCAATAACTGTCTCCGGAGTGATAAGGAGCTTGGTGGTATGATGACAACGTCTATAAAGAACACTAACAAGAAAGCAGATTATCACTCAGACCTTGCTGGGTCACTCGGTGGTTTGAGCCTCAACGGATCAGAAAAAAACGGATTTAAGGCTCGTTATCCGAGTGTTGAGTACAATCTGGTCCACGAACTCCGGCCTGACGAGCTGCCGCCGTGTTCAGAGGAAGATCATAACGTGCAAGAGGCCAAGTGTGAAGTGCTGGATGACTCCAACGCAGACGAAGGATTCAGGAAGAGACAAAACAG TGATGCTTCAGAAAAAAAGCTCCCAGCAGAGTCAGCCGGCTGCAACGAAGCAAAGCATCAGTCATCCGTTGATTTAAACTGTCACACAGCGAGTGACCCTCAGCACCAGCCAGCCTGTGACATCAAATTCCAGTCAAGCGTTGATGCTGAATACCACAGTGCCAGCGACAGCCGGTACCCGTGCACCACCGACACCAAATACCAGTCCGTCTACGTCATTTCAGACCAGAAAGATGAATGTATCATTGCTACAGAG GTATGA